From a region of the Cololabis saira isolate AMF1-May2022 chromosome 8, fColSai1.1, whole genome shotgun sequence genome:
- the snrpc gene encoding U1 small nuclear ribonucleoprotein C, protein MPKFYCDYCDTYLTHDSPSVRKTHCSGRKHKENVKDYYQKWMEEQAQSLIDKTTAAFQQGKIPPTPFPGGPPPGPPRPGMLPTPPMGGPPMMPMMGPPPHGMMPGGPGGMRPPMGGPMQMMPGPPHMMRHPRPMMMPVRPGMARPDR, encoded by the exons GTTTTACTGTGACTATTGTGATACCTACCTGACACATGATTCG CCTTCGGTGAGGAAGACCCACTGTAGCGGGcgaaaacacaaagaaaatgtGAAAGATTATTACCAGAAGTGGATGGAGGAGCAGGCACAGAGCCTGATTGACAAAACAA CGGCTGCGTTCCAGCAGGGGAAGATTCCTCCCACACCGTTCCCAGGCGGCCCTCCGCCAG GACCTCCACGTCCAGGGATGCTACCGACACCCCCGATGGGAGGTCCACCAATGATGCCCATGATGGGACCCCCACCACACGGGATGATGCCCGGTGGACCTG GAGGCATGCGGCCGCCGATGGGAGGACCCATGCAGATGATGCCAGGACCTCCACACATGATGCGTCACCCTCGTCCCATGATGATGCCGGTCCGGCCGGGCATGGCGCGGCCCGACAGATAA